A window of Ictidomys tridecemlineatus isolate mIctTri1 chromosome 1, mIctTri1.hap1, whole genome shotgun sequence contains these coding sequences:
- the Gapt gene encoding protein GAPT: protein MADNITFVYLSFLLCCYLPLTSASFCDPLIEKKVEWIKIPPDTVQLYINDCNVKSIQYTESHLSKLSLLNITSRCIRTLPANVLSDLEKKCLRKLPISFLNSTSLYGITSVCTCEFITDIPKPLNNTVCAEMLKSCGNTSVAISVGISLLVLLVVCGIGCVWHWKHRNTTGFTLPKFLQRRNSRKKDLAKTFCLSPHIVGSRPKISAETQSHRPSVRGTRMQANYENVEMGPPKANKETDKGLYENTQQINFKEHMYGSETSCDYYNFQKPAASEAQDEDIYILPDSY, encoded by the coding sequence ATGGCAGATAATATAACCTTCGTTTACTTGAGTTTTCTACTGTGCTGTTATCTTCCACTCACTTCTGCTTCATTTTGTGATCCACTGATAGAAAAGAAAGTGGAGTGGATTAAAATCCCCCCTGATACAGTCCAATTGTATATTAATGACTGTAATGTGAAGAGCATCCAATACACAGAAAGCCATCTTTCAAAACTAAGTCTACTCAATATCACCTCTAGGTGCATCAGGACTCTGCCAGCTAATGTTCTCTcggatctggaaaaaaaatgcctaAGAAAGCTTCCAATCTCATTTTTGAACAGTACTAGTCTGTACGGAATTACATCTGTCTGTACCTGTGAGTTTATTACTGACATCCCCAAGCCCCTGAACAACACTGTTTGTGCAGAAATGTTGAAAAGCTGTGGAAACACATCGGTGGCCATTTCTGTAGGCATTTCCCTTTTAGTACTCTTGGTGGTCTGTGGGATTGGGTGTGTTTGGCACTGGAAACACCGAAACACCACCGGATTTACTTTACCGAAGTTTTTGCAAAGGAGAAACAGCAGGAAAAAAGACTTAGCAAAAACCTTCTGCTTGAGTCCTCACATTGTTGGCTCAAGGCCTAAAATCTCAGCTGAAACCCAAAGCCACAGACCGTCTGTCAGGGGAACTAGGATGCAGGCCAACTATGAAAATGTGGAAATGGGGCCTCCCAAAGCTAACAAAGAAACTGACAAGGGACTCTACGAAAACACTCAGCAGATCAATTTCAAAGAGCACATGTATGGAAGTGAGACATCCTGTGACTACTATAACTTCCAGAAACCTGCTGCCTCGGAAGCTCAAGATGAGGATATCTACATTCTTCCTGACTCCTATTAG